A stretch of Mya arenaria isolate MELC-2E11 chromosome 14, ASM2691426v1 DNA encodes these proteins:
- the LOC128218025 gene encoding uncharacterized protein LOC128218025: protein MASKFESSIQRGCDFIHDFVCSPCEEDRLNTEAQYFCNQCTKYYCVNCVPVHNKLFKRHSVLDRKDVKKWAAAPGTVDVLERCERHPGEALKLICGDHDQLCCHVCVAVDHRLCSSIQHIPDVARDIRKDPGFRQLPQQVAVLRKQIEDMKNDRKKNSSSLRKTRTAIVDEIKAIRKMINGMLDKMEKTTVQELDRLVADQEMSIKKDMESCTQMHDELKNIIDDIQSKDSSGEPPLYIGFKKCEEKIKQAKEILQNMSSVVKYDLTFRKHNGIEDNLSSMKTFGELNESNVLCKQPCTSLFPRDHVFATEGYKEYNVKMSSDKDRCDIYGMCELPGGEIVITDYNNMTVKLLDQEYRVVDHCDVPKYPLDVCHIGGNEVALCVNNDDRHELHFINITKGKLVTTRKLSFSHECYGATHHGNNLYISSRTALYVYTMTGKRVKTLYEDESFGYTVRRFAISNDGKTIYITNYSNNQLITLDNLGNKLATFTDPDLRGPSGVHATTSGHVFVCCYYSQTVLQVDKDGKTKLATLARQQDGVYFPQALYFSSRSSSLVVGGVKDTLLVINVQ, encoded by the exons ATGGCATCGAAGTTTGAATCCTCCATTCAGAGGGGCTGTGATTTCATCCATGATTTCGTCTGTTCCCCATGCGAAGAAGATAGATTGAACACGGAAGCTCAATATTTCTGTAATCAGTGCACGAAATATTACTGCGTAAACTGTGTCCCAGTTCACAACAAGCTATTCAAGAGACACTCGGTACTCGACCGGAAGGACGTGAAGAAATGGGCAGCAGCACCAGGGACGGTGGACGTCCTTGAGAGATGCGAGAGGCACCCCGGGGAGGCGCTCAAGCTGATCTGTGGTGACCATGACCAGCTGTGTTGCCATGTGTGCGTTGCCGTGGATCATAG ACTATGTTCATCAATACAGCACATTCCAGACGTTGCAAGGGACATCCGCAAAGATCCCGGGTTTCGCCAACTACCTCAACAGGTTGCTGTTCTTAGGAAGCAGATAGAAGATATGAAAAACGACCGAAAGAAAAATAGTTCCTCATTGAGGAAGACTCGAACAGCCATTGTTGATGAAATCAAAGCAATTCGTAAAATGATCAACGGCATGCTTGACAAGATGGAGAAAACAACCGTTCAAGAATTAGACCGTCTGGTAGCTGATCAGGAAATGTCCATTAAGAAAGATATGGAATCCTGCACACAGATGCACGATGAATTAAAGAACATCATAGATGACATACAAAGCAAAGACTCATCAGGCGAACCACCCCTATATATTGGTTTcaaaaaatgtgaagaaaaaatcaaacaagcAAAAGAAATTCTGCAAAACATGTCAAGTGTTGTCAAATACGATTTAACTTTTCGTAAACATAATGGAATAGAAGATAACTTGTCTTCGATGAAGACATTTGGAGAGTTAAATGAATCGAATGTTCTTTGTAAACAACCATGTACATCGCTATTCCCGCGAGATCATGTATTTGCTACAGAAGGTTACAAGGAGTACAACGTGAAGATGAGTTCAGACAAAGATAGATGTGATATCTATGGGATGTGTGAGCTGCCTGGTGGAGAGATTGTTATTACAGACTACAACAACATGACAGTGAAACTTCTGGACCAGGAGTACAGGGTTGTCGACCACTGTGATGTTCCTAAGTATCCACTTGACGTGTGCCACATTGGCGGGAATGAGGTTGCGCTTTGTGTTAACAATGATGATAGACAtgaacttcatttcattaacattacAAAAGGGAAACTTGTGACTACGAGAAAGTTAAGTTTCTCCCATGAATGTTACGGCGCGACTCATCACGGGAACAACCTTTACATTTCATCACGCACCGCGCTGTACGTCTATACGATGACGGGGAAGCGGGTAAAGACGCTGTACGAGGACGAGTCCTTTGGTTACACGGTGAGGAGATTTGCCATCAGTAACGACGGGAAGACTATCTACATCACAAACTACTCAAACAATCAACTTATCACCCTGGACAACCTCGGCAACAAGCTGGCCACATTCACTGATCCTGACTTAAGGGGACCTTCGGGAGTGCACGCGACAACTTCCGGACACGTGTTTGTCTGTTGCTATTACTCCCAAACAGTGCTGCAGGTTGACAAGGACGGGAAGACGAAGTTGGCCACACTGGCAAGGCAACAAGACGGAGTGTACTTCCCTCAAGCTTTGTACTTCAGCAGCCGCTCTTCCTCTCTGGTTGTCGGCGGAGTGAAAGACACGCTCCTCGTCATCaatgtacaataa
- the LOC128217827 gene encoding uncharacterized protein LOC128217827 has protein sequence MASKFESSIQRGCDFIHDFACSACEEDGLNTEAQHFCNLCTKYYCDNCVAKHNGLYKRHTVLDRKDVKKWAAAPGIVDVLERCERHPGEALKLVCGDHDQLCCHVCVAVDHRLCSSIQHIPDVARDIRKDPGFRQLPQQVAVLRKQIEDMKNDRKKNSSSLRKTRTAIVDEIKAIRKMINGMLDKMEKTTVQELDRLVADQEMSIKKDMESCTQMHDELKNIIDDIQSKDSSGEPPLYIGFKKCEEKIKQAKEILQNMSSVVKYDLTFRKHNGIEDNLSSMKTFGELNESNVLCKQPCTSLFPRDHVFATEGYKEYNVKMSSDKDTWDIYEICSIEGMCELPGGEIVITDFINSKVKLLDQEYRVVDHCDVPKYPYDVCHIGGNEVAVCVNNNDDRHELHCINITKGKLVTTRKLSFSHECYGAAHHGNNLYISSFTALYVYTMTGKQVKKLYEDKTGYDTVVRIAISNDGKTIYITNYSYNQLITLDNLGNKLATFTDPDWSGPWGVHATTAGHVFVCCFDSDTVLQVGKDGKTKLATLARKQDGVYRPKALFFSSRSSSLVVGGLKGTLLVINVQ, from the exons ATGGCGTCAAAGTTTGAATCCTCCATTCAGAGGGGCTGTGATTTCATCCATGATTTCGCCTGTTCGGCTTGTGAAGAAGATGGACTGAACACGGAAGCTCAACACTTCTGTAATCTGTGTACGAAATATTACTGCGATAATTGTGTTGCAAAACATAATGGCTTATACAAGAGACACACTGTACTCGACCGGAAGGACGTGAAGAAATGGGCAGCAGCACCAGGGATAGTGGACGTCCTTGAGAGATGCGAGAGGCATCCCGGGGAGGCGCTCAAGCTGGTCTGTGGTGACCATGACCAGCTGTGTTGCCATGTGTGCGTTGCCGTGGATCATAG ACTATGTTCATCAATACAGCACATTCCAGACGTTGCAAGGGACATCCGCAAAGATCCCGGGTTTCGCCAACTACCTCAACAGGTTGCTGTTCTTAGGAAGCAGATAGAAGATATGAAAAACGACCGAAAGAAAAATAGTTCCTCATTGAGGAAGACTCGAACAGCCATTGTTGATGAAATCAAAGCAATTCGTAAAATGATCAACGGCATGCTTGACAAGATGGAGAAAACAACCGTTCAAGAATTAGACCGTCTGGTAGCTGATCAGGAAATGTCCATTAAGAAAGATATGGAATCCTGCACACAGATGCACGATGAATTAAAGAACATCATAGATGACATACAAAGCAAAGACTCATCAGGCGAACCACCCCTATATATTGGTTTcaaaaaatgtgaagaaaaaatcaaacaagcAAAAGAAATTCTGCAAAACATGTCAAGTGTTGTCAAATACGATTTAACTTTTCGTAAACATAATGGAATAGAAGATAACTTGTCTTCGATGAAGACATTTGGAGAGTTAAATGAATCGAATGTTCTTTGTAAACAACCATGTACATCGCTATTCCCGCGAGATCATGTATTTGCTACAGAAGGTTACAAGGAGTACAACGTGAAGATGAGTTCAGACAAAGATACATGGGATATCTATGAGATATGTAGTATTGAAGGGATGTGTGAGCTGCCTGGTGGAGAGATTGTTATTACAGACTTCATCAACAGTAAAGTGAAACTCCTGGACCAGGAGTACAGGGTTGTCGACCACTGTGATGTTCCCAAGTATCCATATGACGTGTGCCACATTGGCGGAAATGAGGTTGCCGTTTGtgttaacaacaatgatgatagaCATGAACTTCATTGCATTAACATTACAAAAGGGAAACTTGTGACTACGAGAAAGTTAAGTTTCTCCCATGAATGTTACGGCGCAGCTCATCACGGGAACAACCTTTACATTTCATCATTCACCGCGCTGTACGTCTATACGATGACGGGGAAGCAGGTGAAGAAGCTGTACGAGGATAAGACCGGTTATGACACGGTGGTGAGAATTGCCATCAGTAACGACGGGAAGACTATCTACATCACAAACTACTCATACAATCAACTTATCACCCTGGACAACCTCGGCAACAAGCTGGCCACATTCACTGATCCTGACTGGAGTGGACCTTGGGGAGTACACGCGACAACTGCTGGACACGTGTTCGTCTGCTGCTTTGACTCCGACACAGTGCTGCAGGTTGGCAAGGACGGAAAGACGAAGTTGGCCACACTGGCAAGGAAACAAGACGGAGTGTACAGACCTAAAGCTTTGTTCTTCAGCAGCCGCTCTTCCTCTCTGGTTGTCGGCGGACTGAAAGGCACGCTCCTCGTCATCaatgtacaataa